DNA sequence from the Pseudoduganella plicata genome:
TGGACGCGTATGACGAGGCCAAGCGCCATCAGCGCGATACGGAAGAAGAACTGAAGCGGTTCGAAGCGGAGCTGGACGGCTCGCGCGCGAACCTGGAAGCGCTGCGCCTGCGCGTGGCCAACTACCATCAGTGGGAGACGCTGCACAAGGAGCGCCGCAACCTGCAGGAGGAAGTGCTGCCGTCGCTGGAATACCACGAGGCACGCGAGAAGGCGAACAATATCGGGCGCCAGCTGCGCGAAGCGAAGAAGCCGCTGTCGCAGGTCGACCAGGTGATCACGGACCGGCGCAAGGAAGTGGAGCGCCAGGCCAAGCTGCTGCAGGACGCGCAACAGCAGGAAACCCTGCTGGAGCAGGAATCGACGGCGCTGCAAAGCCGCCTCGCCCTGCTGAACGCGAAACTGAAACCGCTGGACAGCCTGATCGAACAGAAGTCGCGCCTGCAGAAGCTGGCCAGCGAGGCCGGTGCGGACGTGGCCGACGTCGCCGCGCAGCTGGCAGAGAAGGAAGCGGAGCTGGGCAAGCTGCGCGCGTCGCGCGACGCGATTTCGTCGCGCATCGCCACCGACAAGGCGACGATCGCCGCGCTGCAGGGCAAGACGGCCATGCCGGAGCCGGACAATGTGCGGGCCATGCGCCGTGCGCTGCGCGATGCGAATATCGCGCATGCGATGCTGTCCGATATCGTCGAGGTGACGGATCCGAAATGGCAGGGCGCCGTCGAGGGTGTGCTGGGCGGTTATGCATCCGTCGTGCTGCTGGAGAATGCGTCCGACGCGTCGGCCGCGTACCGGCTGGCGGAGAAGGAACGCTATCGTCACTTCATCGTGCCCGAATGCGTCAAGGCGCACGAGCCGAAGAACCAGAGCCTGTTGTCGGTGGTGCGCTTTACGGCGCGCGCGCCGGAATGGCTGATCGACCAGCTGTCGCGCATCACGCGCGTGGACTCGGTGGAAGAGGGCGCACGCCTCGGCAATATCGAGGAATGGATCACGCCGGACGCGTACCACAAGGAACGCCGCGGCGGCCGCTCGCTGTTTGTCGAAGTGTCGCGTTACCGCTTCGGTTCGGCCGGCCGTACGCAGCGCCAGGAAGCGATTGCCCGCAACCTGCCGGCGCTGGAAGCGGAAGAAGACAAGTTCACGCTGCAGATCAGTAAGCTCGCTTCCGAGACCAGTGCGCTCAAGGCCCGCGTGGCCGGTGTCGATGCCGTCAAGGAGCTGTCGGCCCGCGCCGACGAATTCGACGAAGCCGCACGCACGGCCGTGCCGCTGCGTTCCGAGCGCCTGGAAGTCGGTACGCGCCTGGGCGAATTGCAAGGACTGATGAAGAACGCCACGGTGGCACGCACGCGTGCCGATTCGTCATGGCAGTCGGCCCGCATGGCGCTCTCCGAAGCGGAAGCGGGCATGCGCCTGAACTACAAGCGTCAGCTGGAACAGCGCAGCGACCACGCCAGAGCCTTGCTGGCATTGCGACGCCAGTGGCGCCACCTGCCCGGTGCATGGCGCCGTCCCGCACGACGCCTGGCGCTGGTCGAACAGCACCAGAACGCGCACCAGGTCGACCTGCGCATCGCCAGCCTGCAGGCCAGCCTGGCACGTGACAACTGGGAGCTCGATGCGACGGTCATCGACCAGTACGAGCGCCTGAACGAGCAGCTTTCGTCGCGCAAGTCGGAAACGGAAGAACGCCGCTACCAGAACAACCGCGCCATCGAGGCGACGGCCAACGCGCGCGGTGCGTACATCGAGCGCCTGCGCTACACGATCAAGCAGTACGCCAAGAACATCAAGGAGCTGGGCGAGCTGGCCAATATCGAGGTGCATGCCGACCCCGTCAAGCTGGAGAACGACGACCTGCTGCTGGCGCAGGCCGGCCTGCACGTGCGTTTCAAATTCGACGGCAAGGGCGTCATCGGCATGAACGACGGCGAAGCGTCCGGCGGCCAGCAGGTCATGAAGTCGCTGGTGCTGCTGATCGGCCTCTTGAAGTCCGAAGATGGCTCCGGCGGCTTCGTGTTCATCGACGAACCGTTTGCCCACCTGGACATCCGCAACATCCAGCTGGTCGGCGAGTTCCTGAAGAACACGGACGCGCAGTATCTGATGACGACGCCGCTGACGCACAACACGGATGTCTACGACCCTTCCGAACTGACGCTCATCACGAGCAAGAAAAAGAAGGATACACAGTGGGCGCAGCCGATCTTCGTGCTGCAGCGCCGCAAGCCGGGGGAGGCTGCCGCCTGAGCTGCCGTGTAATCGAAGCCAAAGCCGCGCACTGCGCGGCTTTTTTTTGCTGGTGCGTTGCGCGGACCTGCACGGGTGCCCTGTCCCCGGTTGCATCCCCCCGCCAACAAGGCGCATGCGGCGCTTGACATTCTCTTTGCCTGATCTATTATTTCTGTAATTACAGAAATTAAAGAAGTGGCGATGACCTTGAGCCCGACCGAACAGAAGTACATCCTTCACTGGGGCGAGATGGGCACCCGCTGGGGTGTCAACCGCACGGTGGCGCAGATCCATGCGCTGCTGTTCCTGTCGAACGCGCCGCTGAACGCGGAGCAGATCGTCGAGGCACTGGGCGTGGCGCGCTCGAACGTCAGCAACAGCCTGAAGGAGCTGCAAAGCTGGAGGCTCGTCAAGGTCGCGCACGTGCTGGGCGACCGCCGCGATCATTTCGTGGCATTGCAGGACGTGTGGGAGATCTTCCGCACGATTGTCGAGGAGCGCAAGCGGCGCGAGATCGATCCCACGTTGACGGTGCTGCGCCAGTGCGCCATCGAAGCGGAAGGGGACGCCGGCATGGAGGACGCCACGCGCCAGCGCATGGCGCAGGTACTGGAATTGCTGGAAATGCTGACCGACAGCTACGACGACTACAAGCACCTGCCGCCGGCCACGCTGAAGCGTTTCCTGGCGATGGGCGGCAAGGTCGCCAAACTGCTGTAGAACGAGGGCCAACTCATGAGCACACCCGAACTGACGATCTATTTCGACGGCGCCTGCGGCTTCTGCACGGCGGAAGTGCGCGCCTTGCAAGGCCGCGACCGACTCGGCGCGCTGGCGTTTGTCGACATCGCGGCACCCGGCTTCGACGCGTTTCCGCCCGGGACCGACATGCCGGCGCTGAGGGCGCAGCTGCATTCCGTCACGCGTGACGGCCGGGTGCTGAAAGGACTGGACAGCTTGCAGGCGGCGTACACGCTGGTCGGCCTCGGATGGGCCGTGCTGCCGCTGCGCGTGCGCGCCTTGCGCCCGCCGCTGGAATGGGCGTACGGCCAGTTCGCGCGGCACCGCTACCGGGTTTCCCGGTTCCTCGGCTTGCCCGCCATGGCGCCCCAGTGCGACGGCGATGCCTGCCGCCCCAGCCCTTACCTGAAAGAGGCGCCGGATGAACGCCGCCGATGACCTGAGTTTTGGCGCGCCCGGCCAGACGGTGCTGGTGACCGGTGCCACCGGTTTCGTCGGCCGCCAGCTCGTGGCCGCGCTGCTGGCCGACCGGCAGGCGGTCGTTGCCCTGACGCGCGACCCGGTGCAGGCCACGCGCGTGCTGGGCACGGACGTGCGCTGCATCGCGAGCATGGCGGAGCTGCCGGCAACGACGCGCGTCGACGTCGTCGTCAACCTGGCCGGCGCCCGCATCCTCGGTCATCGCTGGACCGCCGCCCGCAAGGCCGTGCTGCGCGCCAGCCGCGCGGCATTGACGCGGGGCGTGGTGGACTGGATCGCAGCGGCGCACGGCAGGCCGCGCCTGCTGCTGTCGGCATCGGCGATCGGTTACTACGGCGTGCAGCCGCAAGGCATTGACGCCGCGCTGACGGAAGGGAGTCCGCCGCAGCCGGTGTTCATGTCGGCGTTGTGCCAGGAATGGGAAGCCGAGGCCGCGCGCGCCGCGCAGCATGGCGTACAGGTGGCCTGCACCCGCTTCGGGCTCGTGCTGGGGCATGGCGGCGCGCTGCCACCGATGCTGCTGCCGGTGAAACTGGGCGTCGGCGGCCGTATGGGCAGCGGGCGGCAACGGCTGTCGTGGATCCACGTGGACGATCTGGTACGGGGCCTGGCCTGGCTGGCGCGCCGCAGCGCCGTCGAACCGGTCGGCGGTGCGTGGAACTTCACGGCGCCGGAGGGTACCACGCAGGGACAATTCGTCCGCACGGCGGCAGCGCTGCTGCACCGGCCCGCATTGCTGCCCGCGCCTGCCTGGCCCGTGCGGCTCCTGCTGGGCGAACAGGCCGACCTGCTGCTGGAGGGCCAGAACGTGGTGCCGCGGCGGCTGCGTCAGGCCGGCTTTACCTTCACTTATCCGACCATCGAGAGCGCGCTGCGCGCTTTGTGCTAGCCCTGTCGCCGGGCCGGCTGCACTGCCACGGTGAGAATGTGCAGCGCACGGTTGGCTTTGTCCAGCGCGACACGTGCGGCCTCTTGCTGGGCGTCGGCCGTGCGCGGCCTGGCGTCGCGGTACTGGCGGCAGCGTTCCAGTCCCGCCGTCCTGCCTTCCGACGCATTCTCGGCCACCTCGAAGCCCGCGGCCATCAGCGTTTGCGCCGCAACGCGGAACAGGTGATCGGGCATGCCGGGCAGCGTCAGCGCGCCGGCGCTGGACGTGAAGCCGCTGCGCCGGGCCAGCGCCAGCATGTAGGGCGTGTCCGCCGCCAGCTGGACACTGCCGCCGGGGACCATCACCAGCAGGGGCGCATACGGCGCCAGTTCGGGCAGCACGTGATTCGGAAAGACGTGTGCCTGTCCCGCGCGGCCTGCCAGCAGGGCGTACTGGCGGTGGTCGTGG
Encoded proteins:
- a CDS encoding ATP-binding protein; this encodes MFHIKSLELVHWDYWQRIKNIPLDAKIITIAGQNGSGKTTLLDALRTLFGLDCSMGRTYKHYARHSGQQSAWLRAVVDNKPSGRQLSNRPFRASGFFAEDEVTLFCQIQKNGGDWKRQYLMRPGNVEIEEVTEANDWLGVENYRKRLAQAGLSPAMAKVLALEQGETDKLCEYAPRQLLDLVFQVFGDKEVLDAYDEAKRHQRDTEEELKRFEAELDGSRANLEALRLRVANYHQWETLHKERRNLQEEVLPSLEYHEAREKANNIGRQLREAKKPLSQVDQVITDRRKEVERQAKLLQDAQQQETLLEQESTALQSRLALLNAKLKPLDSLIEQKSRLQKLASEAGADVADVAAQLAEKEAELGKLRASRDAISSRIATDKATIAALQGKTAMPEPDNVRAMRRALRDANIAHAMLSDIVEVTDPKWQGAVEGVLGGYASVVLLENASDASAAYRLAEKERYRHFIVPECVKAHEPKNQSLLSVVRFTARAPEWLIDQLSRITRVDSVEEGARLGNIEEWITPDAYHKERRGGRSLFVEVSRYRFGSAGRTQRQEAIARNLPALEAEEDKFTLQISKLASETSALKARVAGVDAVKELSARADEFDEAARTAVPLRSERLEVGTRLGELQGLMKNATVARTRADSSWQSARMALSEAEAGMRLNYKRQLEQRSDHARALLALRRQWRHLPGAWRRPARRLALVEQHQNAHQVDLRIASLQASLARDNWELDATVIDQYERLNEQLSSRKSETEERRYQNNRAIEATANARGAYIERLRYTIKQYAKNIKELGELANIEVHADPVKLENDDLLLAQAGLHVRFKFDGKGVIGMNDGEASGGQQVMKSLVLLIGLLKSEDGSGGFVFIDEPFAHLDIRNIQLVGEFLKNTDAQYLMTTPLTHNTDVYDPSELTLITSKKKKDTQWAQPIFVLQRRKPGEAAA
- a CDS encoding GbsR/MarR family transcriptional regulator; the encoded protein is MTLSPTEQKYILHWGEMGTRWGVNRTVAQIHALLFLSNAPLNAEQIVEALGVARSNVSNSLKELQSWRLVKVAHVLGDRRDHFVALQDVWEIFRTIVEERKRREIDPTLTVLRQCAIEAEGDAGMEDATRQRMAQVLELLEMLTDSYDDYKHLPPATLKRFLAMGGKVAKLL
- a CDS encoding thiol-disulfide oxidoreductase DCC family protein, whose product is MSTPELTIYFDGACGFCTAEVRALQGRDRLGALAFVDIAAPGFDAFPPGTDMPALRAQLHSVTRDGRVLKGLDSLQAAYTLVGLGWAVLPLRVRALRPPLEWAYGQFARHRYRVSRFLGLPAMAPQCDGDACRPSPYLKEAPDERRR
- a CDS encoding TIGR01777 family oxidoreductase, which encodes MNAADDLSFGAPGQTVLVTGATGFVGRQLVAALLADRQAVVALTRDPVQATRVLGTDVRCIASMAELPATTRVDVVVNLAGARILGHRWTAARKAVLRASRAALTRGVVDWIAAAHGRPRLLLSASAIGYYGVQPQGIDAALTEGSPPQPVFMSALCQEWEAEAARAAQHGVQVACTRFGLVLGHGGALPPMLLPVKLGVGGRMGSGRQRLSWIHVDDLVRGLAWLARRSAVEPVGGAWNFTAPEGTTQGQFVRTAAALLHRPALLPAPAWPVRLLLGEQADLLLEGQNVVPRRLRQAGFTFTYPTIESALRALC